Genomic segment of Salvia hispanica cultivar TCC Black 2014 chromosome 2, UniMelb_Shisp_WGS_1.0, whole genome shotgun sequence:
CAAGTTAAAGTAGACTTTCGCAAGCAGTGGTGGATCCAGACATTTCATATTGGGGGTAcgataataattatattgacttgaaaatgtaaaattcaatctatcttttttcttttgttatctcaattttttctatttagtcatttcattaaataaaaaatatttagtgtTATTACTTGAAAAAATTTCACTATTAAATTGGGGggttttagatatttttatttaacaaagaatttattttaatttatagaaagttcaaaatatttaaactaaaaataaaatgtatcatattttctatagaatctaaaaatatgagcataaTAGAAATCATAAACATATATTCAACCATGATGTACTTATGCGAAATAATATAAGCATAAATAGACACAGTGAACTTGAGAGATATAGCCATAAACGCACTACATAGGGTTCGAACCCAGGGCACTATGTGGAGATATGATGCTTTTACCACTAGGCTAATCGGATATAAAAGTCCCCCTTGTTCTTAATTGGATCCACCAGTGTTCGCAAGttgagaattaaataaaatagtgaataATATCTTATTGAAAAAcaactactactatatgttaATTTAAACAGGGACAAGCCAGGATTTTAATAGTATGATGCTGAaagcatatttttattatgaacaACTTTGGAtcggaaaaattaaaattgtataaaaaaaaaagtgaaagcaAGCAAGCATCTTTGCAAACGAACAAACCCTACACATGGACCCCCTTAACTTAAGTGGCCTATTTGCAATGTTAATAAAAAGCTCATACATATTATTCCAAGTCCTAAATTCTAATAACTCGTTTTCAAAGATTTACGACATCATCACCTACGACAAGAcatttattggaaaattgtGTTTATGAAAAGCCATGTTATTTGGCTTTTCATTCTTATAACCATGTGAAACTATTATTGGTTTGATGTCATaatctttcattttctcaGTTCTCTCTAATGTATTTTCAACGGTCTTAGCTTGCATATTAACAGCATTAATTGTGTTACTTAGTTATAGACtatatattaagttcatatatatatatattactgtGAAGACTAGCTAGTCGAGATATATTCCATCCTGCAGAGAGATATCTCAACTTGACATAAAGACAATAATTTGCTTTCTTGTAAcctttattaaattattttgaatatttgtattttcttacttttgtTCCTTTGTTATAGCAATGACTACTTATATTTCTAACAACACTTTCATTATGTGGAAACGGACAATGCCCCTTGTCTATTAGTAGTACTTCCTTCGTCTCATTCAGgcacacattttttaattgttaatttgtttcaaCCAAGATGCTTCCTTTCcatatttagaataaaatttgtttgttctattttctcattaaaatattcatttattttttgatactCAACAAGaacctaaaatctcatgtaaTTTAACAAATCCTTCTCAAACATTTGAGCAGGCAGAAGAATAAAACCACTGAGCCGGGAAGTTGTGTTGCACGCAGCCGCACTCAAGGGTGATTGCGCTGCCGCCGAAAATCTTTTCAAAGACAAAAACTTGATCAAACATCCCATAACAGAAGGAGGTGAAATCGCACTGCACATAGCTGCCGTCGAAGGCCATCAAGATTTCGTCTCAAAATTGTTAGAGGTCATGGAAAGAGAAGACTTGGAGATTAAGAACGCTTTAGGGTGCACTGCACTATGCTTTGCTGCAGCTGGTGGCCACATTGGAATTGCTCGATTAATGTTGGACAAAAATCCAGATTTGGCAAAAGTTAGGGGTACTGATGGAGGAGTTTGGCCCCTCTACATGGCTGCATTGCAAGGATTTGGCGAAATGGCTGAACTTCTCCTCATTCCCTCTGATATAGCATCTTGGACCGAACTAGAAAAGGCTGACTTGCTAACTTCAGCAATCGACTCGGGGCTATATGGTAACGTTCACTAAACGAGTAGTGATTGTGggtaattcttattttttttgtattttttaaataatatataatattatttgtgtttattatttagatttgGCTGTAAAAATTGTGGACGGCGATAAAACGTTAGCTTTGGCTCAAGATGCAAATGAACTGACACCATTGCAAGTGCTTGCGGGAAAATCCGTGGCATTTTCTAGTGACAATGGCCAAGGATTTTGGGACAACATTTCAAGAAATGGTCAGTGTTCAAATATAAGCAAAATTAATTGAGGCATAGACACAGAGagtatatttctcttttttccttcaattttCTAACAAGATGTTCCTTACATAATATTTACAGTATTGAACTACATGAATATGCCAAAGACCGAAGATGAGAATGCAGAAAAGGTGAATGCCTACACATTAATGGATTGTTTGTGGGATGCTGCGGAATCATGTAAAGAAGAAGTTGAAGCAGGTATCGGTCATGTAGCTAGTGCTGCAGATACTGcgcaattattttttatagcgGCGGAAGCGGGAAACGATGAATTCTTGGTGGAGCTATTCAAGAAGGACCATAATTTACTGTACAAGGTAAATGAAGATTCGCAGAGCATATTTCATGTTGCGGTGCGGCGTCGCTATAACAAAGTGTTCAGCTTGATGTTTGAGCTGGATGGTACCAAAGATTTGCTAGCATCATACATAGATGACAAAGGTAACAACATATTGCACTTGGCTGGAAAATTAGCACCTCAAAATCAGCTCGACAGCATTCCCGGTGCACCTTGGCAGATGCAACTGGAAGTGTTGTGGTTCAAGGTACGAGATTTTTCATtatagaaatattaatttaattatataagtacagtacatatatataggggtaGTTCTGGtaattaagaatttttttaaaaaatgagaattgaAAATTGTATCAGTTCGTAAATACATTAATATCATTGTCAGGTGGTGGAGAAGCTCGTTCAGCCCGCATTCCGATACAAGAAGAACTCGGAAAACCAAACGCCCCGCGAGCTATTCATGTCGGAGCACAAAGATCTGCGTGCGGAGGCGGAGAAATTCATGAAGCAGACTGCGAAATCGTGCATGCTGGTGACGATGCTGATCGCGACGGTGGTGTACACGGCAGCCTTCACGGTCCCGGGCGGGTACGACGGCAAGGGAGCGCCGATCCTGGAGAGCAAGAAAATGTTCGTGGTGTTCCCAGTTGCGGAGACGGTGGCGACGCTGTCGTCGCTGACGTCGATGCTGATGTTCCTGTCCATCCTGACGTCGCGATACTCGGACGAGGACTTCATGATGAAGCTGCCGTTCTGGATGGTGGTCGGGGTGGCGACGCTGTTCTTCTCGATCGTGGCGATGATGGTGGCGTTCTGCTCGTGCTTGCTGTTTTTCGAGCACGGGTGGTTGGCGGTGGCACTGCTGCTGCTGTTTTTTGGGATCGTGCCGGCGATGTTTGTGGTGTTGAAGTATCCTTTGTTGAAGAATATCTTTAAGTGTACGTATAGCTGCACCTGGTTGTTTCGCTCGGACGGACGCCTGCATTCGTAGATGCACGTGTTGTTTTGACCGTACGGCCCAGTCCATCGTTATACTACTATTGCAGCAAGATCTGCTCCTCCCTTGCCAACTGCAGATcgttatactactattattaggGCACGTGATGGATTATCGCTTATGTGtgtaatagtataaaataaaatcagcaTTCCAGATATGTTGAagatgtatatatgtgtgtttGTATGCATtagattattaaataataggACTCCCTAGTTTTCGAACCACTACTACTCCATCCACTatgttcaaaaaaaaatatacgagtatattattttattagtttatattttgattcatCGGGTGAATACTACtctagatatttttattttgatactccttccgtcccagataatttatcccattttttcatttcggtctgtcatataatttgtctcatttcactttttatcatttttggtagtggaactcatattccattaactcattcttattcacattttattataaaactattatttaaaaataggacttgcattccactaactttttcaactcacttttcattacatttcttaaaatctgtgttcGATCAAAGTGGGATAAATTATCTATGACAAAggggagtaatatatttctcttttaagGTAGGGaatggatcccctgctgtgctCCCACCACAGCAGGGTGTGTTGTGCACTCACAGctcattattatatttataaaatcaaatattaaaatactccctccgtccaacaataggagtcccatttcttatcggtgcgggttttaagaaatgttaagaaaagtgagtggaagaaagttagtggaatagaggtcccacttgtatatattagttttaaatgtatgtgagtggaatgggttggtggaatgtggggcctctttaccatttatggtaattatgaaccgggactcctattcgtggacggaccaaaatggaaaaacgggactcctattcgcggacggagggaatactaagtatattacattttaatattgcGTTGTGAGTGCACAGCACACCCTGCTGTGGTGGGAGCACAGCAGGAGCTTCATTTTCTACTCAACTAATTATACCTCAACcagtactactttttttttaaatctctcTCCTACTAAAATGGTCTTCACTCtttatttgaaaacaaaaacgagctagaataaaataaaacaaaaaaaaaaagaaaaaaagaatgaaattgTGACGGTTagatttttctttaatttgtcgGGGGTTATAATTGTTTTGCTTTTTAACGTcgactttgatttttttttaaaataaattaataaagacTAATTAGCCACGCGTTAAATGTAAAACCCGTTTTCTTTCTCTCATATCGAAATTAAGGGGATATTTCACTGAATGATTAAAAGATTTCTCTTCAAAGTTGTAGCTAATCGTATCCACTCGCTCATATACATACATAGATTAACACTACAACTTGTGTAAGTAAAGATCAAGCAGAGAAACAATGGCAAATTTTCTCCTCAATCTTCCAAACAATTTCAGAGCAGTTTCCGTTTCTGCCTCTACTTCCTCTAATGGTAACTCTTTTCTCATCAATTGAAATTATCTTCACTCTTAGATAAATGATTGCTCGATTTTCACATTTAGGATTCTGGGCAACTTGTCTGTCTAGACCcataatttttcaatatcCTAATTGCAAGATTGTAGTCGCTTAAATCATGGGATtcccttaatttgaattagCTAGAGAAgcttttaattatattctttttcaattttggggTAAAGTGTTTGAATTGATGTTCTCTAGTGACTCATGAGCTGCTGGATTTTGTTtcattgcaaaaaaaatgtaatcttTGTTCCTTTAATGACTTCAGCAAGGgaaacaatttcatatttttgcaGTCTCTAGTTATAGTTCTGTTAGGATCTTCATTGAAATCAATTTTGTTGCTTGTGCTTGTTATTTCACATTGAACTGGAAATTGAGGTCAATGCAATAGCTAATTAGTTGGTTTATCATATGGTAGATAAATGGGATTATTGATTTGTTGGGGAATCTAATTTGTTGGTGATTTGTGGATTCTAGGATCACCTCCTACTGTGCCTCAACAGGGAGGGCCAGTGATTCTTGAGCTTCCTCTGGATAAAATCCGGAGACCTCTCATGCGTACGAGATCCAACGACCCTCAAAAGGTGAAGGAACTCATGGATAGCATTAGTGAAATCGGGCTTCAAGTACCTGTAAGCTCGATATCTCCCCCTTTTTATGCCAAGTTGAGGCTATGCAAAAAGATCTTGCTCGATGTTACAGATAATACTCATATATAGacatttatagtagtagtagtagtttcTTATCCACATTCCACGATGAGGAAGACGAGTTTTTGTTCAAGTAGGGCTTGTGGATTTTGGGAGTATTGTGCATTGATAGTGCAGAGACAAtcctcctatatatatatataggcatcTTATGTATGTAGTAATAGTAGTTTCTTATCCACAACGACGAAGACAGCTTATGTTAGAAGTAGGCTTGTGGATTCATGGGCTCAAGTAATCAAGAATGGCATCAAGCTCGATATCTCCCTTTTTTGCATCTAAACATGACGTATTGAGGCTGTGTATTCTGAATTCTAACATTACATTGAAACATAATGATTTCTAATATTATGCAAAGAGTGTAGGTAGCCTTAGAGACAATGCTCATATGTCGTATAGGTAGTCGTTTCTTATCCACAGTGAGAAAGGCCggtttttgataaatataggCGTGTGAAGAAATCACTGGAAGCTCAATAAATAACTCCCCCTTTTCAATCTGAGCTTTGCCAAGTTGAGGATGTGTTTTCTGAATTCTAACATTGCACATTCTGATAGACAATATTCTGCGATGAAACCGTGTTACATGCTTTCGTATCCTTAGAGACGATACTCATATGCATAAGCAGCATGAGGCGCCTCGTTAGATTATAATCTTTCTACCTGTCTTGTGCAGATAGACGTGCTTCAGGTAGATGGTGAATATTATGGTATGTATTGCATCTGCAGACTTATTTTCAAGATATTTTGTTATGGCCTTAGATATTCACCTGTGGTTTGTATCTCCATAGGTTTTTCCGGCTGCCATCGGTATGAAGCTCACCAGCGGCTAGGGCTGCCAACCATACGTTGCAAAGTTCGACGTGGGACAAAGGAAACACTAAGGTACCCCCGAGTTTTGGTATTCTCTATCATTCAACTTGCTGTGTCATTTCTTGTCTTGAGTGTGGCTTCATTTCTATGTTTTAGGCATCACCTTCGCTGACGGCACAAATCGGTTGTAAGGTATAGTTTTTTCACCGTTATGGTGGGATGTAAACTATTAACTAGATGCCACCTTGTAGACTGATATGTATAcgaattttaattagtatttcTTCTCAGACTTTGATATTACAGACAAAAACAAGTTGAGCCAAATATGATAATTACcaaatatactagtagtagtagtataaaattgattcattttgtggaatttttattttgcggCTTAGACTGTAGTAAAGGAGCCGTATTTTTGTTGTCGATACTTCTCAAACTGAAATGACTGACCTGTATAGCTTACATTCCGATTTCTGTTGTCAATGTTACTAAGGCTGAAATGATGTAGACATGTAGTAGTATTGAATCTAAAG
This window contains:
- the LOC125205809 gene encoding uncharacterized protein LOC125205809, which translates into the protein MGIFVSKTGRRSRYDEINQNQNGSFSSRGRRIKPLSREVVLHAAALKGDCAAAENLFKDKNLIKHPITEGGEIALHIAAVEGHQDFVSKLLEVMEREDLEIKNALGCTALCFAAAGGHIGIARLMLDKNPDLAKVRGTDGGVWPLYMAALQGFGEMAELLLIPSDIASWTELEKADLLTSAIDSGLYDLAVKIVDGDKTLALAQDANELTPLQVLAGKSVAFSSDNGQGFWDNISRNVLNYMNMPKTEDENAEKVNAYTLMDCLWDAAESCKEEVEAGIGHVASAADTAQLFFIAAEAGNDEFLVELFKKDHNLLYKVNEDSQSIFHVAVRRRYNKVFSLMFELDGTKDLLASYIDDKGNNILHLAGKLAPQNQLDSIPGAPWQMQLEVLWFKVVEKLVQPAFRYKKNSENQTPRELFMSEHKDLRAEAEKFMKQTAKSCMLVTMLIATVVYTAAFTVPGGYDGKGAPILESKKMFVVFPVAETVATLSSLTSMLMFLSILTSRYSDEDFMMKLPFWMVVGVATLFFSIVAMMVAFCSCLLFFEHGWLAVALLLLFFGIVPAMFVVLKYPLLKNIFKCTYSCTWLFRSDGRLHS
- the LOC125204510 gene encoding sulfiredoxin, chloroplastic/mitochondrial — encoded protein: MANFLLNLPNNFRAVSVSASTSSNGSPPTVPQQGGPVILELPLDKIRRPLMRTRSNDPQKVKELMDSISEIGLQVPIDVLQVDGEYYGFSGCHRYEAHQRLGLPTIRCKVRRGTKETLRHHLR